One window of Mucilaginibacter inviolabilis genomic DNA carries:
- the gmd gene encoding GDP-mannose 4,6-dehydratase: protein MKKIALITGITGQDGAYLTELLLSKGYEVHGVKRRSSLFNTDRIDHLYQDPHDDDQRLILHYGDLSDSTNLIRIIQQVQPDEIYNLGAMSHVKVSFDTPEYTANADGIGTLRLLEAIRILGLEKKTKIYQASTSELYGLVQAVPQSETTPFYPRSPYAVAKMYAYWITVNYREAYGIYACNGILFNHESPLRGETFVTRKITRATAKIAMGLQDKLFLGNLDAQRDWGHAKDYVEAMYLILQQETPEDYVIATGVTTRVREFVRLAFAEVGIAIEFKGEGAAEKGYVVSCSNPDFQIEIGKEVVAVDEKYFRPTEVDLLIGDPTKSKTKLGWQPKYDLQHLVREMVAADVDLFRREKLLKDSGYSIRNQFE, encoded by the coding sequence ATGAAAAAAATTGCCCTCATTACAGGTATAACCGGTCAAGACGGAGCTTATTTAACTGAATTGTTATTATCAAAAGGATATGAAGTTCATGGAGTTAAACGCCGAAGCTCTTTGTTTAATACAGACAGAATAGATCATTTATATCAGGATCCACATGATGACGACCAGAGGTTAATACTCCATTATGGCGATTTGAGTGACAGCACCAATTTAATAAGAATTATTCAGCAGGTGCAACCCGATGAGATATACAATTTAGGTGCGATGTCGCATGTAAAAGTTAGCTTTGATACGCCTGAATATACAGCTAATGCAGACGGTATAGGCACTTTAAGGTTGTTAGAGGCCATTCGTATTTTGGGACTGGAAAAGAAAACTAAAATTTACCAGGCTTCTACTTCTGAATTATATGGTTTGGTTCAGGCGGTTCCGCAATCAGAAACCACCCCCTTTTATCCCCGTTCTCCTTATGCGGTAGCCAAAATGTATGCTTACTGGATAACGGTAAATTATAGAGAAGCCTACGGGATTTATGCCTGCAATGGTATCTTGTTTAATCACGAGAGCCCTTTACGTGGCGAAACGTTTGTTACCCGTAAAATAACAAGGGCAACGGCTAAAATAGCAATGGGATTACAGGATAAGTTGTTTTTGGGGAATCTTGATGCACAAAGAGATTGGGGACATGCCAAAGATTATGTAGAGGCCATGTATTTGATTTTACAACAGGAAACGCCAGAAGATTATGTTATAGCTACTGGTGTAACAACCAGAGTTCGTGAATTTGTAAGGCTTGCATTTGCCGAAGTAGGTATAGCTATTGAATTTAAAGGCGAGGGTGCAGCTGAAAAAGGTTACGTAGTTAGTTGTTCTAATCCCGATTTTCAAATTGAAATTGGAAAAGAAGTAGTTGCTGTTGATGAGAAATATTTTCGTCCTACAGAAGTTGATCTCTTAATAGGCGATCCTACTAAATCAAAAACCAAACTAGGATGGCAGCCAAAATATGATCTTCAGCATTTGGTACGTGAAATGGTTGCAGCCGATGTAGATCTCTTCAGAAGAGAAAAATTATTGAAAGATTCGGGTTACTCGATTAGAAACCAGTTTGAATAA
- a CDS encoding glycosyl hydrolase family 79 C-terminal domain-containing protein yields MNRPGLIIIALLCFFSCSKNTQQTDPALIPDVSKPINLNLTIDQKNPGLVIPKTFEGLSYEVEILTQNPDFLNEQNSAVVQLFKNLGPGVLRFGGNTSDRIPWTGNSRTITNGVNSLNTTDIDRVAKFTTATGWPVIFGLNLGANDPKSAAEEAKYIAATLKGNLNALQMGNEPDYYMFDKLRKSNYGYADFIGEWKSYYSAINSVSPRLPFAGPDVGYNTGWIEALANNERGILRLIDQHYYAYSQAVKPNVAYNDILIKDQGLDKYFQVLHDISKRVNLPYRITECNSVSYGGKVGVSDVFASALWGLDFMWQAAQNNCAGVNFHTGIKTDQHYTAITIDNGSLTARPLYYGMLAFRYATNSNASIVPTVIDNNTYNCNAYACVQADGSYAITIINKEVSKNFSVNVQLSKSASTISIARLTAPLVTSATGVRFANSQVNTDGTFKPNITEQFVINKDTFTINIPASSAAVIKVQTASNTSVQ; encoded by the coding sequence ATGAATAGACCCGGACTTATCATCATAGCATTGCTATGTTTTTTTTCTTGTAGCAAGAATACTCAACAAACCGACCCAGCGTTAATACCAGACGTAAGTAAGCCTATTAATTTAAATCTTACGATAGATCAAAAAAATCCAGGTCTGGTCATCCCAAAAACATTTGAAGGATTAAGTTACGAAGTAGAAATTCTTACTCAAAATCCAGATTTTTTAAATGAACAAAATTCAGCAGTAGTCCAGTTATTTAAAAATCTTGGGCCAGGTGTATTACGTTTCGGAGGTAATACCAGCGACAGAATTCCATGGACTGGTAACTCACGTACCATTACTAATGGTGTAAACTCGCTAAATACAACTGATATCGACCGAGTGGCGAAATTTACAACCGCTACAGGATGGCCTGTTATATTTGGATTAAATTTGGGAGCGAATGATCCCAAAAGTGCAGCAGAAGAAGCAAAATATATTGCAGCTACATTAAAAGGCAACCTTAATGCCTTACAAATGGGAAATGAGCCCGATTATTATATGTTCGATAAACTACGAAAATCTAATTATGGCTATGCAGATTTCATTGGTGAATGGAAGAGCTATTATTCGGCAATTAACTCAGTTAGCCCACGGCTTCCGTTTGCGGGTCCAGATGTTGGATATAATACCGGGTGGATAGAAGCTTTGGCAAATAACGAAAGAGGCATTCTCCGTTTAATTGATCAGCATTATTACGCCTATAGCCAGGCCGTAAAACCAAATGTAGCATACAATGATATTTTAATAAAAGACCAGGGCTTAGACAAGTATTTCCAGGTTCTTCATGATATCTCAAAAAGAGTTAATTTACCTTATCGCATTACGGAATGTAATAGCGTTTCTTATGGTGGTAAAGTCGGCGTGAGTGACGTATTTGCTTCAGCATTGTGGGGACTTGACTTTATGTGGCAGGCAGCTCAAAATAATTGTGCAGGTGTTAACTTTCATACCGGTATTAAAACAGACCAACACTACACCGCCATAACTATTGATAATGGTTCACTAACCGCAAGACCATTGTATTATGGTATGCTAGCTTTCAGATATGCCACTAACAGCAATGCCTCCATTGTTCCGACTGTTATTGATAATAACACCTATAATTGTAATGCCTATGCTTGCGTACAGGCCGATGGTAGCTACGCAATAACAATAATAAATAAAGAAGTATCTAAAAACTTTTCTGTTAACGTACAATTAAGTAAATCTGCTTCAACAATATCAATTGCCAGATTAACTGCACCTCTGGTAACTTCAGCTACAGGCGTAAGATTCGCAAACAGTCAGGTTAATACCGATGGTACCTTCAAACCAAACATTACTGAACAGTTTGTCATCAATAAAGATACCTTTACCATTAACATTCCTGCATCAAGCGCAGCTGTAATTAAGGTACAAACAGCTTCCAATACCTCAGTACAATAA
- a CDS encoding WcaI family glycosyltransferase: MDFKKQFNKKKILLISHNFSPEPTGIGKYNGEMMDWLARNGFDCTVVTTYPYYPYWKVQSPYKNRWYKKEFVNYNQSESSMTVYRCPSYVPSKPTGLKRMIQDLSFWSSMFWTILKLIVKKNKFDLIITVAPPFHLAYLGLMIRKYTGGKLLYHVQDLQIEAAQDLNMLSSTKLFERLYKIEKKVLDKADFVSSISEGMIKKITEKAQREVQFFPNWVDTNRFFPITDRGELKTKWGFQADDKVFLYSGAIGEKQGLESILYAAEKLINNDKIKFVICGSGPYKEKLIEMANTAGLINVSFLPVQEMDVFNEFLNMADLHLILQKSNASDLVMPSKLTTILAVGGISLVTAPEGTSLYKTIDQYNLGYIIEPENTELLCKAIVEMKFDADFELKKQKSREYALKYLNIDNVMNEFLTKFALISHS, encoded by the coding sequence GTGGATTTTAAAAAACAGTTTAATAAAAAGAAGATCTTACTTATCAGTCACAATTTTTCTCCGGAACCTACGGGTATCGGAAAATATAATGGAGAAATGATGGACTGGCTTGCCCGAAATGGTTTTGATTGTACTGTGGTAACAACCTATCCTTATTATCCCTATTGGAAAGTACAGAGTCCGTATAAGAATAGATGGTATAAAAAGGAGTTTGTTAACTACAATCAGAGCGAATCTTCAATGACGGTTTATCGTTGTCCGTCTTACGTCCCTTCTAAACCAACAGGATTAAAAAGGATGATTCAGGATTTATCATTTTGGAGCTCTATGTTTTGGACTATCTTAAAATTGATTGTAAAAAAGAACAAGTTTGATCTTATTATTACAGTAGCTCCTCCTTTTCACCTGGCATACCTGGGTTTAATGATCAGAAAATATACTGGTGGAAAGTTATTGTATCATGTTCAGGATTTGCAAATCGAAGCTGCGCAGGATTTGAATATGCTTTCAAGTACTAAACTATTTGAAAGACTATATAAAATTGAAAAAAAAGTTCTGGATAAGGCTGATTTTGTAAGCAGTATCTCGGAAGGTATGATCAAAAAAATTACTGAAAAGGCTCAAAGAGAGGTTCAGTTTTTTCCAAATTGGGTTGATACAAATCGGTTCTTTCCAATAACAGATAGAGGAGAGCTAAAAACAAAATGGGGTTTTCAAGCTGATGATAAGGTTTTTCTTTATTCTGGTGCCATAGGAGAAAAACAAGGCCTGGAATCAATTTTATATGCAGCCGAAAAATTAATTAATAATGACAAAATAAAGTTCGTTATCTGCGGTTCAGGCCCATATAAAGAAAAATTAATTGAAATGGCCAATACTGCAGGCTTAATTAACGTATCTTTTTTGCCAGTTCAGGAAATGGATGTATTTAATGAGTTTTTAAATATGGCCGATCTACATTTAATTTTGCAGAAATCAAATGCAAGTGATTTGGTTATGCCATCAAAACTTACAACGATTTTAGCTGTTGGCGGGATAAGTTTAGTAACAGCACCTGAAGGTACATCACTTTATAAAACAATTGATCAATATAATTTAGGGTACATTATTGAACCCGAAAACACTGAGTTACTATGCAAAGCGATAGTTGAAATGAAATTTGATGCAGACTTTGAATTAAAGAAACAAAAGTCACGTGAATATGCTTTGAAATATCTCAATATTGATAATGTGATGAATGAGTTCTTAACTAAGTTTGCCTTAATAAGTCACTCTTAA
- a CDS encoding endo-1,3-alpha-glucanase family glycosylhydrolase, with amino-acid sequence MKKVFLLIMLNILLLNGYVYAQAKKVFAHYMVCFTSYDNGSVDGYKKDIQDAQNLGIDGFALNCGSWDATYKLHVSKLFQAANELGTNFNLFFSVDKCCGITSDQVEDMVQTYTGNQNYYKYNNRPFLSAWGGGDFFRSVITDLRKKGYNVYFVPFLYNKVGSYATEIPDYGTIVQNYNAYWKNYIDGYFYFGAVGLPFKNIKGSNLDAAEASASVLHQNRMTFMSFVSPQYWGDRQPTAGRRYYEYNGGEGIISQWESIIKSQKPDWVELSTWNDWTEGTYFSPIDNIDDYVFPLKQLHPEKGFYKSHKGFAELSKYYIQWYKNGVKPAINKDKIFYFYRTQSKNATPADPKGMVRSRIGKVDDIIYVTSFLRSPATLVVSSGGVVTSYDLGIGINNTRIPFQAGQQIFKVVRSGTTIINQQGEDIISAPKSFNFNVYSGFAVNNK; translated from the coding sequence ATGAAAAAAGTTTTTTTATTAATAATGCTTAACATATTGCTGTTAAACGGATATGTTTACGCGCAAGCCAAAAAGGTTTTTGCACATTATATGGTTTGTTTTACATCCTATGATAATGGCAGTGTTGATGGATATAAGAAAGATATTCAGGATGCTCAAAATTTAGGAATTGATGGATTTGCCCTTAATTGCGGAAGTTGGGATGCTACATACAAGTTACATGTATCAAAGTTATTTCAGGCAGCAAATGAACTCGGGACTAACTTTAATTTATTTTTCTCTGTTGATAAATGCTGTGGTATTACCAGCGATCAGGTTGAGGATATGGTTCAAACTTATACCGGTAATCAAAACTATTATAAGTATAACAACCGACCATTTTTATCAGCGTGGGGCGGGGGCGATTTTTTTAGGAGTGTAATTACAGATTTAAGAAAGAAAGGGTATAACGTTTATTTTGTACCATTTCTTTATAACAAAGTAGGGTCTTATGCAACAGAAATTCCCGACTATGGAACCATCGTGCAAAATTATAACGCATATTGGAAAAATTATATAGATGGATATTTCTATTTTGGTGCAGTTGGTTTGCCATTCAAAAATATTAAAGGATCGAATCTGGATGCTGCCGAGGCAAGTGCTTCTGTATTACATCAAAACAGAATGACATTTATGTCATTTGTATCTCCCCAGTACTGGGGAGATAGGCAACCTACTGCTGGTAGGCGTTATTATGAGTATAATGGTGGCGAGGGGATAATTTCGCAATGGGAATCCATTATTAAATCCCAAAAGCCTGATTGGGTAGAGTTATCAACATGGAATGATTGGACAGAGGGAACTTACTTTTCACCTATAGATAATATTGATGATTACGTATTCCCATTAAAGCAATTGCATCCGGAAAAGGGATTCTATAAGTCTCATAAAGGTTTTGCAGAATTGAGTAAATACTATATTCAATGGTATAAAAATGGAGTAAAGCCAGCAATTAATAAAGATAAAATCTTTTACTTCTATCGTACACAATCAAAAAATGCTACCCCTGCTGATCCAAAAGGAATGGTTCGTAGCCGTATAGGGAAGGTTGATGATATAATATACGTTACATCTTTTTTACGGTCGCCGGCAACGCTTGTTGTTAGTTCAGGCGGGGTTGTTACAAGCTATGATCTGGGTATAGGAATCAACAATACAAGGATACCATTCCAGGCAGGTCAACAGATTTTTAAAGTAGTAAGGAGTGGTACTACTATTATAAATCAACAGGGTGAAGACATTATATCGGCCCCTAAAAGCTTTAATTTTAATGTATACAGCGGCTTTGCTGTTAATAATAAATAA
- a CDS encoding acyltransferase family protein, with product MKLKHIHELDGIRGIAAIMIMIFHFFQVLEVPSTHHTLLKQLQNISRFGQTGVTLFFVLSGFLITRILLSTKNHEGYFSAFYIRRSLRIFPLYYFFLVVSYFLLPILLKEPFIPFHKQWYYWVYLQNFGTTFNWGCVGPGQLWSLAVEEHFYLFWPLLIYYLNVKQIKISVWIIFALGFISRFLLIKNGYESFYFTFSNMDSLALGSLLALAELKGMNKKHYGLLFTATIIPTVILWRFVGGTGNVFIQIIKIPLIAVAYYGFIGFVVASSLKATFLNKLLTSKPLTYTGKISYGLYVYHPTLFAIFHRKHLQFNNIGLNLLFDMGSAYIIATLSYYLFEANILKFKKYFQYSSKISKERGIEVT from the coding sequence ATGAAATTAAAACATATACATGAGTTAGACGGTATACGGGGTATAGCTGCGATAATGATAATGATATTTCACTTTTTTCAAGTTTTGGAAGTGCCGTCAACTCATCATACGTTATTGAAACAACTGCAAAATATTTCCAGATTCGGACAAACAGGTGTTACTCTTTTTTTTGTATTGTCAGGATTTTTAATAACCCGAATTTTATTATCAACTAAAAATCATGAAGGATATTTTAGTGCATTCTATATTCGCCGTTCATTAAGAATTTTTCCATTATATTATTTTTTTCTTGTAGTTAGCTATTTTCTTTTGCCCATTTTATTAAAAGAGCCTTTTATTCCATTCCACAAGCAGTGGTATTATTGGGTTTATTTACAAAATTTTGGAACTACGTTTAACTGGGGGTGTGTGGGGCCAGGTCAGTTATGGTCATTAGCAGTTGAGGAGCATTTTTATCTTTTTTGGCCTTTGCTGATATACTATCTTAATGTAAAACAAATAAAGATATCGGTGTGGATCATTTTTGCGTTAGGCTTTATATCTCGATTTCTATTAATCAAAAATGGCTATGAATCTTTCTATTTTACTTTCTCTAATATGGATTCGTTAGCGCTTGGGTCTTTATTAGCTTTGGCAGAATTAAAAGGTATGAACAAAAAGCATTATGGGCTACTTTTTACTGCTACCATTATACCAACTGTTATACTTTGGCGTTTTGTTGGAGGGACTGGCAATGTTTTTATACAGATAATTAAAATTCCGCTAATTGCGGTTGCATATTATGGATTTATAGGCTTTGTTGTTGCATCTTCATTAAAAGCAACATTTCTCAATAAACTGTTAACGTCAAAACCATTAACCTATACGGGAAAAATAAGCTATGGATTGTACGTTTATCATCCAACGCTTTTTGCAATATTTCATCGTAAACATTTACAATTTAATAATATAGGTCTAAATTTGTTGTTTGACATGGGCTCAGCTTATATCATTGCGACTCTTAGTTATTACCTCTTTGAGGCTAATATTTTGAAATTTAAAAAGTACTTCCAGTATAGTAGTAAAATAAGCAAGGAGCGGGGGATTGAGGTTACCTAA
- a CDS encoding WcaF family extracellular polysaccharide biosynthesis acetyltransferase — METDLSKFDIGDYKVGAGKMKVLIWYFFNYYLLNSSFPWPYGIKASLLRLFGAKVGKGLVIKPKVRIKNPWRLTIGDNCWIGESVWIDNLEDVVIGNNVSLSQGAMLLTGNHDYTIDTFPYRLGKIHIENGVWIGAQSVVCPGVVCKSHAILAVNSVANKHLDEFKIYAGNPAIFVRLRNIKKIN; from the coding sequence ATGGAGACTGATCTTTCAAAATTTGATATTGGTGATTATAAAGTAGGTGCTGGAAAAATGAAAGTGCTGATTTGGTATTTCTTTAATTATTATCTTCTTAATAGTTCGTTCCCATGGCCATACGGTATAAAAGCTTCTCTATTACGACTTTTTGGGGCAAAAGTAGGTAAAGGGTTGGTTATAAAACCAAAAGTAAGGATTAAAAATCCCTGGAGGCTTACAATAGGTGATAATTGCTGGATAGGAGAGTCTGTCTGGATTGATAATTTGGAAGATGTTGTTATCGGAAATAATGTGTCATTATCCCAAGGAGCGATGTTATTGACAGGTAATCACGATTATACTATAGATACTTTTCCATATCGTTTAGGGAAAATACATATTGAAAATGGAGTATGGATTGGAGCCCAATCCGTAGTATGTCCCGGGGTAGTTTGTAAGTCACATGCAATTTTAGCGGTAAATTCAGTTGCCAATAAGCACCTAGATGAATTTAAAATATATGCTGGAAACCCCGCTATATTTGTCAGGCTCAGGAATATAAAAAAAATTAATTAG
- a CDS encoding glycosyltransferase family 4 protein gives MKVLIIGPFPLPINGCSYANEILLRNFKKENLETKIIDTSTKSISSNQGTKFSIRKAFSFIHTYLKAGKVISSDVIYLTPGQTFFGIVKYAPFIFIAILFRKPYIIHLHGNYLGAEYKRLTGVKRKIFHYLISHAAAGIVLSKSLLKNFTGLLPDEKLHIVENFVSDSLLGLSRHEKNTDKIRIIYLSNLMREKGIIDLLDALLVLDKQAVDFKVVLAGVIEAEISEEVAAGIAKLGDKIEYVGTITGLTKKERLLEANVFVLPTYYKMEGQPISLLEGMATGNIILTTQHAGIPDIITDLNGFLIDGKSPVQIQAVLENINKNLGFYVNKFSKYNMEYTSSKFTEAKFTENILKVVRAV, from the coding sequence ATGAAAGTTTTAATTATCGGCCCATTTCCTTTACCTATAAATGGATGCTCCTACGCAAACGAAATTTTGTTGAGGAATTTCAAAAAGGAGAATTTGGAAACAAAAATTATTGATACCAGCACTAAGTCTATATCTTCAAATCAAGGAACTAAATTTTCTATCAGAAAAGCTTTTAGTTTTATACACACTTATTTAAAAGCAGGAAAAGTAATATCATCCGATGTGATTTACCTTACTCCTGGACAAACCTTTTTTGGGATAGTTAAATATGCGCCATTTATTTTTATAGCTATCTTGTTTCGTAAACCTTATATAATACACTTGCATGGTAATTACTTAGGTGCAGAATATAAAAGACTCACTGGTGTAAAACGTAAAATATTTCATTATTTAATATCTCATGCCGCAGCTGGTATAGTTTTATCAAAGTCGTTATTAAAAAACTTTACCGGTTTGTTGCCTGATGAAAAACTACACATTGTAGAAAACTTTGTAAGTGATAGTTTGCTTGGATTGAGTCGACACGAAAAGAATACGGATAAAATCAGAATAATTTATTTGAGTAACTTGATGCGGGAAAAAGGGATAATTGATCTTTTGGATGCATTGTTGGTTTTGGATAAACAAGCCGTAGATTTCAAAGTAGTATTAGCAGGCGTTATTGAGGCCGAAATTAGCGAAGAGGTAGCAGCCGGAATAGCTAAACTGGGAGATAAAATAGAGTACGTAGGAACAATTACGGGTTTAACAAAAAAAGAAAGGCTATTGGAAGCAAACGTTTTTGTATTACCCACCTACTATAAAATGGAAGGACAACCAATTTCTTTATTAGAGGGTATGGCTACCGGGAATATAATTTTAACCACTCAACATGCTGGTATACCTGACATTATAACCGATTTAAATGGATTTTTAATTGATGGGAAATCTCCGGTACAAATTCAGGCGGTTTTAGAGAATATAAATAAGAATTTGGGTTTTTACGTGAATAAATTTTCAAAATATAATATGGAATATACCTCTTCTAAATTCACAGAAGCGAAATTTACAGAGAACATATTAAAGGTTGTTAGAGCAGTTTGA
- a CDS encoding glycosyltransferase family 4 protein: MATKPSLSFYTNIPTPYQLSFFNELSKLFDLTVIYYSNTENNREWKFDLNVEYKTVVLSNNFIAKIIQKKVIDFHFSWQIFKLAWNDKSDYFIIGGSYWIPNAAVALTFNKIKRKKIAYFSEPLFEVRNKVKYAIKWLLLRILQFNCNAIFCVSKQAAVSFENFGVKQPKFIIPYNIDSKLFSQLKSIKLEEFKSKYKSANEKIILSSGSLIERKGMDVLINAVKEIGNPDLRLIIIGGGPDEQKLKDLCADDHRIIFAGFQTPDRIPYFFGIADVFAFASRYDGWAVVINEAIAANVPIISSDAVGAAKELITHPDLGLLCKSGDVQEFKEAMISLLSNENKRIDIKEHSQKLIPLISSDYNANYVYDIFTRLLA, translated from the coding sequence ATGGCTACCAAACCCTCTCTTTCTTTTTACACAAATATTCCAACGCCTTACCAGCTATCTTTTTTTAATGAGCTCAGCAAGCTATTTGATTTAACGGTAATATACTATTCAAATACCGAAAATAACCGGGAATGGAAATTTGATTTAAATGTAGAATACAAGACAGTTGTGCTTAGTAATAACTTTATTGCTAAAATAATCCAAAAAAAGGTGATCGATTTTCATTTTAGTTGGCAAATATTTAAACTGGCATGGAATGATAAAAGTGATTATTTTATAATCGGGGGCAGCTATTGGATACCTAATGCCGCTGTTGCACTAACTTTTAATAAAATTAAAAGAAAAAAGATAGCTTATTTTTCTGAGCCGTTGTTTGAAGTAAGAAATAAAGTCAAATACGCCATAAAATGGCTGCTTCTGCGAATTTTGCAATTTAATTGCAATGCCATTTTTTGTGTTAGTAAACAGGCAGCTGTTAGTTTTGAAAACTTTGGCGTAAAACAGCCTAAATTTATAATACCCTATAATATTGATTCAAAACTCTTTTCGCAGTTAAAGTCAATAAAGTTGGAAGAATTTAAATCAAAATATAAAAGCGCCAATGAAAAGATCATTCTATCGTCGGGATCTTTAATTGAACGAAAGGGGATGGATGTGCTCATAAATGCTGTGAAGGAAATTGGGAATCCCGATCTTAGATTAATAATTATAGGTGGCGGCCCTGATGAACAAAAATTAAAAGATCTTTGTGCAGATGATCATCGTATAATTTTTGCAGGTTTCCAAACCCCAGATCGTATTCCTTATTTTTTTGGAATCGCTGATGTTTTTGCTTTTGCCAGTAGATATGATGGCTGGGCGGTAGTGATCAATGAAGCGATAGCAGCGAATGTGCCTATTATAAGTAGTGATGCGGTAGGAGCCGCAAAGGAGTTGATTACTCATCCTGATTTAGGCTTATTGTGTAAATCAGGTGATGTTCAAGAGTTTAAAGAGGCTATGATATCGCTATTATCCAACGAAAACAAAAGAATTGATATTAAAGAGCATTCGCAAAAGCTTATTCCTTTAATTTCTTCGGATTATAATGCAAATTATGTTTATGATATTTTTACTAGGCTTCTTGCATAA
- a CDS encoding acyltransferase family protein: MFQNLPIYFSHTQYLSINENIHPVLNWNSLLGNLFFLQTVYTPVWGTNGALWSLMYEWWFYILYIPIGWLFRKHKIATSLLVLLVWILNAEYGVNVLLLKMVINYFIAWYIGVLLADFLMYKTVNIKAPIGYLAIILAVSCLRYYNGIGKDIALAVGIVVFLYFVLTTNRFSYLGKLHKLGGFSYTLYVVHLPLICLLSGYVMHASGGILPMHSFYVICGVIIALPFAWALHLITEKPFVTKHKVK, from the coding sequence TTGTTTCAAAACTTACCTATTTATTTTTCACATACGCAATACTTGTCTATAAATGAAAATATACACCCTGTTCTAAATTGGAACTCTTTGTTAGGAAATCTATTTTTCTTACAAACTGTTTACACACCGGTTTGGGGCACAAACGGAGCTTTATGGTCGTTGATGTATGAATGGTGGTTTTATATACTGTATATACCCATTGGATGGCTGTTTCGTAAACACAAGATTGCCACATCTCTATTGGTTTTACTCGTTTGGATTTTAAATGCAGAGTATGGAGTAAATGTGCTGTTATTAAAAATGGTAATTAATTATTTTATCGCTTGGTATATAGGCGTATTACTAGCTGATTTCTTAATGTATAAAACGGTTAATATTAAAGCGCCGATAGGTTACTTAGCTATAATTTTAGCAGTTTCCTGCTTAAGGTATTATAATGGTATAGGTAAAGATATTGCATTGGCTGTTGGTATTGTTGTTTTTTTATATTTTGTACTTACCACCAATAGGTTTAGCTACCTGGGTAAACTTCATAAGTTAGGCGGCTTTTCGTATACCTTATATGTTGTTCACCTACCATTAATTTGTTTATTGTCGGGCTATGTTATGCATGCTTCCGGCGGAATCTTACCTATGCACTCATTTTATGTTATCTGTGGTGTTATTATAGCATTACCATTTGCGTGGGCATTACATCTTATTACAGAAAAACCATTTGTTACTAAGCATAAGGTAAAATAG
- a CDS encoding acyltransferase family protein — translation MENKVVNKNLNILDALRGLASIYVLVGHARWLLWEGYHEGYKLHPGAYNFVDKVGMYFFSLFQFGHQAVLFFFVLSGFVIHWSVSKRVDKSGKFEIGDYLLRRFRRIYPPWLQLLFLPVFLIK, via the coding sequence ATGGAAAATAAGGTAGTTAACAAGAATTTGAATATTCTTGATGCACTCAGAGGGTTAGCATCTATTTATGTATTAGTTGGCCACGCCCGCTGGTTATTGTGGGAAGGCTATCATGAGGGATACAAATTGCATCCTGGCGCTTATAATTTTGTAGATAAGGTTGGAATGTATTTTTTTTCCCTATTTCAATTTGGCCACCAGGCTGTTCTTTTCTTTTTTGTTCTTTCCGGATTTGTAATTCATTGGAGTGTATCAAAAAGAGTAGATAAAAGCGGAAAATTTGAGATTGGTGATTATTTGTTACGGAGATTTAGAAGGATTTATCCCCCCTGGTTGCAGCTATTATTTTTACCTGTTTTTTTGATAAAATAG